A window from Bacteroidota bacterium encodes these proteins:
- a CDS encoding LysM peptidoglycan-binding domain-containing protein, which translates to MFGKKLLLSFISIFTAAILVAQDEATIREYISKYKDIAIAEMQRTGIPASIKLAQGIHETSAGTSVLVQKSNNHFGLKCKTEWTGMTVKHTDDAPNECFRKYSNPADSYKDQSDYLRNTPRYASLFELDPTDYKSWATGLKSAGYATNPKYAPVLIKLIEEYGLQDYTLIALGKLKESDLANKISITDPVMIQPGPAEEIVLPEPVKPSYPTGEFKINETKVVYITKGTSYLSVAQQYNIPLARIFDFNDMKETEAADKDRLIYLMRKRKTGNNEFHIVRPGETLHDIAQEEAIRIESLLEYNYLSYNQKPAIGEKLNLLTKAAAQPKLALNENVNLGFAKINNEKQSVVVSAEGKTGTLEHVVAQKETIYSIARRYDVKIEDIVKWNSLQGYDLKTGQQLKIIKL; encoded by the coding sequence ATGTTCGGAAAGAAACTCTTGCTAAGCTTTATTTCAATTTTTACCGCTGCCATACTGGTTGCGCAGGATGAAGCTACGATCCGGGAATATATTTCCAAATACAAAGACATTGCAATTGCTGAAATGCAGCGTACGGGAATTCCTGCATCTATTAAACTGGCGCAGGGCATTCATGAAACCAGTGCCGGTACCAGTGTACTGGTTCAAAAATCAAATAATCATTTCGGGTTAAAATGTAAAACAGAATGGACAGGCATGACCGTAAAGCATACCGATGATGCACCCAATGAATGTTTCAGAAAATATTCTAACCCTGCTGATTCTTATAAAGACCAGTCCGATTATTTGAGAAACACTCCACGTTATGCATCGCTTTTTGAGCTTGACCCTACTGATTATAAAAGCTGGGCAACGGGATTGAAAAGTGCTGGCTATGCTACTAATCCAAAATATGCACCTGTATTGATCAAGCTGATTGAAGAATATGGGTTGCAGGATTATACATTGATCGCATTAGGCAAATTGAAAGAGTCTGATTTAGCAAATAAAATTTCAATTACTGACCCCGTAATGATTCAGCCAGGTCCTGCAGAAGAAATAGTTCTGCCAGAACCAGTAAAACCCTCATATCCTACTGGTGAGTTTAAAATAAATGAAACCAAAGTTGTATATATCACAAAAGGAACATCTTATCTATCTGTCGCACAACAATACAATATTCCGCTAGCAAGAATTTTTGACTTTAATGATATGAAAGAGACCGAAGCAGCCGATAAAGACAGGTTGATCTACCTGATGCGGAAAAGAAAAACAGGTAACAATGAATTTCATATTGTAAGACCCGGCGAAACACTCCATGATATTGCACAGGAGGAAGCAATCAGGATTGAATCTTTGCTCGAATACAACTACCTTTCTTATAATCAAAAACCAGCAATTGGTGAAAAACTAAACCTGCTCACAAAAGCAGCGGCACAGCCAAAACTTGCTTTGAATGAAAATGTAAATCTGGGTTTTGCAAAAATCAATAATGAAAAGCAATCCGTAGTTGTAAGCGCAGAAGGAAAAACAGGAACACTTGAACATGTAGTGGCACAGA